CTCTTGGTCTCTGGATTTAACTCTCTCTAAACAAGTTGTTCTGTCTGCATAAACACCAATTGTTGTTACCTGAAAATCCCTTCTCAAACTTTCAAGCATTAAATCAAAGTACTCAGTCAATCCTGTGGACTCGAATACAATTTTGTCCTTATCAGTTAAGCTGTCTCGAATCCCACTTTCGATTTCTTCAAATACTTGTTTTAAGTACGCTTCATTGTCAACATTTCTATTTTTCTTTATTTTCTTAGCCCAATCTTCCACTCGAATGAATTTTATCCCTAACTCCTTTTCCAAAAGTGTTCCAATGAAAGATTTTCCGCTTCCTTTTTGTCCAATCAGTAGATAAATAATTTTACTTTTCATATCCTTATTCAATCGGCAATTTATGTAGTTTTAAAAATGAGAGTTTATCCCAATAACCTCGTTGAAATTCAATCTTATTGCTTTTAATCTGGAAAAATCCACAACCACGCAGTCCGTTTGGGTCTTTCCATTCTAAAATGGCCCATTCTCCGTCTTCAAATATATTTTCAGGGATACAGGTCATTTCTGCAGTTTCAAATTCACTTTTAAACATTTCCTTGATTGCAG
This window of the Ignavibacteriota bacterium genome carries:
- a CDS encoding AAA family ATPase, producing MKSKIIYLLIGQKGSGKSFIGTLLEKELGIKFIRVEDWAKKIKKNRNVDNEAYLKQVFEEIESGIRDSLTDKDKIVFESTGLTEYFDLMLESLRRDFQVTTIGVYADRTTCLERVKSRDQEIHINISDDQVLMINEKVRERNFETDFSIINEDKSEKELINEISKNIEQTIDK
- a CDS encoding nuclear transport factor 2 family protein, which encodes MTPKDILQKWIDAFNKADLEAISDLYADNAVNHQVANEPVVGKAAIKEMFKSEFETAEMTCIPENIFEDGEWAILEWKDPNGLRGCGFFQIKSNKIEFQRGYWDKLSFLKLHKLPIE